In Actinobacillus indolicus, a single genomic region encodes these proteins:
- a CDS encoding mechanosensitive ion channel family protein, translating to MTTTADKAKETTELTLPPEAKEIISDVKNLDFQSLLHDWIIPYGTKLLIAIAIFIIGRYLARILSGLIGKAVLASSKDEMLQGFVRSIAYFLFLLITVIASLSQLGINTSSLVALIGAAGLAIGLALQNSLQNFAAGVMLLIFKPFNKGDFIEAGGSAGKVEQMGILMLELRTGDNKTVLIPNGKVFADSITNYSRNETRRIDFIFDISYESDIEKAKEIIAQILFEDENVLHYPEPTIAVGNLAASSVQLFVRPWVQTNNYSSTQFAILEKVKIGFDKAGISIPYNQLDLHLPAETSVTFSKS from the coding sequence ATGACCACAACGGCTGACAAAGCAAAAGAAACAACAGAACTTACACTTCCCCCAGAAGCAAAAGAAATTATCAGTGATGTAAAGAATTTAGATTTTCAAAGTCTTTTACATGATTGGATTATCCCTTATGGCACAAAGCTATTAATTGCCATTGCAATTTTTATTATTGGGCGTTATCTCGCTCGTATCTTAAGTGGTTTAATAGGAAAAGCGGTATTAGCCTCGAGCAAAGATGAAATGCTGCAAGGCTTTGTTCGCTCTATTGCCTATTTTCTTTTCTTACTCATTACCGTTATTGCATCCCTTTCGCAATTAGGAATTAATACAAGTTCATTAGTGGCATTAATTGGTGCTGCAGGTTTGGCAATTGGTTTAGCCTTACAAAACTCATTACAAAATTTTGCCGCGGGAGTGATGCTATTAATCTTTAAACCATTTAATAAGGGCGATTTTATTGAAGCTGGTGGTAGTGCAGGTAAGGTCGAACAAATGGGGATTTTGATGTTGGAGCTAAGAACCGGCGACAACAAAACGGTATTGATTCCAAATGGAAAGGTGTTTGCCGACAGTATCACCAACTACTCTCGTAATGAAACTCGTCGTATCGATTTCATTTTCGATATTAGTTACGAGTCCGATATTGAGAAAGCCAAAGAGATTATTGCTCAAATTCTATTTGAAGATGAAAATGTTTTACACTATCCAGAGCCTACCATTGCGGTTGGTAACTTAGCGGCAAGCAGTGTGCAGTTATTTGTGCGTCCGTGGGTGCAGACGAATAACTATTCAAGTACACAATTTGCGATTTTGGAAAAAGTAAAAATCGGCTTTGATAAGGCTGGGATTTCGATTCCGTATAATCAGTTGGATTTACATTTGCCAGCTGAAACGTCTGTGACGTTCTCGAAGTCTTAA
- the rne gene encoding ribonuclease E, with translation MKRMLINATQKEELRVALVDGQRLFDLDIESPGHEQKKANIYKGKITRVEPSLEAAFVDYGAERHGFLPLKEISREYFPEGYVFQGRPNIKDIIQEGAEVIVQVSKEERGNKGAALTTFISLAGSYLVLMPNNPRAGGISRRIEGDERLELKEALDCLDVPEDVGLIVRTAGVGKSPEELQWDLKVLLHHWEAIKKAAESRPAPFLIHQESDVIVRAIRDYLRRDIGEILIDNRKVFEKAKNHIRLVRPDFINRVRLYEGEVPLFSHYQIESQIESAFQREVRLPSGGSIVIDVTEALTAIDINSSRATRGGDIEETALNTNLEAADEIARQLRLRDLGGLIVIDFIDMTPVRHQREVENRIREATRQDRARIQFGRISRFGLLEMSRQRLSPSLSEASSHVCPRCQGTGKIRDNESIALSILRLLEEEAIKENSVQVHAIVPVEIASYLLNEKRKAISDIEKRHDVQVIVVPTESMETPHFSVYRLRENEIVPTLSYDLAKRYQEQDEENHVHHHHSEEALVSRNEPVITVESVLQSSELNLQPAPTPVEPAKPSLISRIIAKIKAMFASEEKEPEKKQGKGKTRNQRERRQQRRERPNRNERQERKATTVEATKDVVAAQAEPKKRREIVEEVVQQPAEQRQVVQRETKVAERRQRRDLRKKVRVDSTDNPSEVTASLVASEDVSANSFASEAVITPVTENVIENTDMIEERGESRESRQRRLPRHLRVGNQRRRERKEVKAAMPLTSAVASPELASGKIWVKFSETPKVATEEKPRFLSVDEILQQQEQPVVEQEESAQAVNVENKESTVPFGYFVKQEADRDLVKDNHKRRPKAENAIDEVDEKAVALSAKPFGLVVSQSTDRDLVKENHERKKSAHVTTKMSEESETEIQVEQPTEVYQSQYQFVGKLGTFSRVQHTQSTMTVASAPVEEIEIIQVKEWQNSKYYFYGKGFGGHSSAVSHVYSAPRVAKTTA, from the coding sequence ATGAAAAGAATGTTAATCAATGCAACTCAAAAAGAAGAGTTGCGTGTTGCCCTTGTTGATGGGCAGCGACTGTTCGACTTGGATATTGAAAGTCCAGGACACGAACAAAAGAAAGCGAATATCTACAAAGGTAAAATTACCCGTGTTGAACCTAGTCTTGAAGCGGCATTCGTTGATTACGGTGCAGAGCGTCACGGTTTCCTTCCGTTAAAAGAGATTTCTCGTGAATACTTCCCTGAAGGCTATGTGTTCCAAGGGCGCCCAAACATTAAAGATATTATTCAAGAAGGGGCGGAAGTTATTGTTCAAGTCAGCAAGGAAGAGCGTGGTAATAAAGGGGCGGCTTTGACGACCTTTATCTCTTTGGCGGGTAGCTATCTTGTTTTAATGCCAAATAATCCCCGAGCCGGCGGTATTTCTCGTCGTATTGAAGGGGACGAACGTTTAGAGCTGAAAGAAGCGTTAGATTGCTTAGATGTGCCTGAAGATGTCGGTTTAATTGTGCGTACTGCTGGGGTGGGTAAATCCCCTGAAGAGTTGCAATGGGACTTAAAAGTCTTGTTACATCATTGGGAAGCAATCAAAAAAGCGGCAGAGTCTCGCCCAGCACCCTTCTTAATTCATCAGGAAAGTGATGTGATTGTGCGTGCGATCCGTGATTATCTTCGCCGTGATATTGGTGAGATTTTGATCGACAACCGCAAGGTATTTGAGAAAGCGAAAAATCATATCCGTCTTGTCCGTCCTGATTTTATCAACCGTGTTCGCCTATATGAAGGTGAAGTACCGTTGTTCAGTCACTATCAAATCGAGTCGCAAATTGAATCAGCATTCCAACGTGAAGTGCGTTTGCCATCAGGCGGTTCTATTGTAATTGATGTAACTGAAGCATTGACGGCTATCGACATCAACTCGTCCCGTGCAACTCGTGGTGGCGATATTGAAGAAACCGCATTAAATACCAACTTGGAGGCGGCAGACGAAATTGCTCGTCAGTTACGTTTACGTGACTTGGGCGGTTTAATCGTGATCGACTTTATTGATATGACCCCAGTTCGTCATCAGCGTGAAGTGGAAAACCGTATCCGTGAAGCAACACGTCAAGACCGTGCAAGAATCCAGTTTGGACGTATTTCTCGTTTCGGCTTGCTCGAAATGAGCCGTCAGCGTTTAAGTCCGTCGTTAAGCGAAGCGTCGTCACACGTTTGTCCACGCTGTCAAGGTACTGGAAAAATTCGTGATAACGAGTCGATTGCACTCTCCATTTTGCGTCTGTTAGAAGAAGAAGCGATTAAAGAAAACTCAGTACAGGTTCACGCTATCGTGCCTGTAGAAATTGCTTCGTACCTATTAAATGAAAAACGTAAGGCGATTAGTGACATTGAAAAACGTCACGATGTTCAAGTGATTGTGGTACCAACCGAAAGTATGGAAACCCCACACTTTAGTGTGTATCGCCTGCGTGAGAACGAGATCGTTCCAACCTTAAGCTACGATTTAGCGAAACGCTACCAAGAACAAGATGAAGAAAATCACGTTCATCATCACCATTCAGAAGAAGCGTTGGTCAGCCGTAATGAGCCAGTGATTACCGTTGAATCAGTATTACAAAGCTCAGAGTTAAATCTACAGCCTGCACCAACGCCAGTCGAGCCTGCAAAACCTTCGTTAATCAGTCGAATCATTGCGAAAATCAAAGCAATGTTTGCAAGCGAAGAGAAAGAACCTGAGAAGAAACAAGGTAAAGGCAAAACCCGCAATCAGCGTGAACGTCGCCAACAACGCCGTGAACGCCCGAATCGCAATGAACGCCAAGAACGTAAGGCAACGACGGTAGAGGCGACAAAAGATGTTGTAGCTGCTCAAGCTGAGCCGAAAAAACGCCGTGAGATTGTTGAAGAAGTCGTGCAACAACCTGCAGAGCAACGCCAAGTCGTACAGCGTGAAACTAAAGTAGCGGAACGCCGCCAACGTCGTGATTTACGCAAAAAAGTGCGTGTTGATTCTACTGATAATCCATCAGAAGTGACCGCGTCTTTAGTAGCATCAGAAGATGTTAGTGCAAACTCATTCGCAAGCGAGGCTGTTATTACACCAGTTACTGAAAATGTAATTGAAAACACAGATATGATTGAAGAACGTGGCGAATCACGAGAGTCTCGCCAACGTCGCTTACCTCGTCATTTACGTGTAGGCAATCAACGTCGCCGTGAGCGAAAAGAAGTCAAAGCTGCAATGCCATTAACATCTGCGGTCGCATCACCTGAGCTTGCAAGCGGTAAGATTTGGGTGAAATTTAGCGAAACGCCAAAAGTAGCAACAGAAGAAAAACCACGTTTCTTGTCCGTTGATGAAATCCTACAACAACAAGAGCAACCTGTTGTTGAACAAGAGGAATCAGCACAAGCGGTTAATGTTGAAAATAAAGAATCTACTGTTCCTTTCGGTTATTTTGTTAAACAAGAAGCTGACCGCGATTTAGTGAAAGACAACCATAAACGCCGTCCTAAAGCAGAAAATGCCATTGACGAAGTGGATGAAAAAGCCGTTGCATTGTCCGCAAAACCTTTTGGACTCGTTGTATCACAATCAACAGATCGTGATTTGGTTAAAGAGAATCATGAACGCAAAAAATCTGCTCATGTAACAACAAAAATGTCTGAAGAGAGTGAAACAGAAATCCAAGTAGAACAACCTACTGAGGTATATCAAAGCCAGTATCAGTTTGTTGGAAAATTAGGGACTTTTTCTCGCGTACAACACACTCAATCAACAATGACTGTAGCGAGCGCACCAGTAGAAGAGATTGAAATCATTCAAGTCAAAGAGTGGCAAAACTCTAAATATTATTTCTATGGTAAAGGCTTTGGTGGACATAGTAGCGCAGTAAGCCATGTTTACTCTGCTCCTCGTGTTGCTAAAACAACTGCTTAA
- a CDS encoding apolipoprotein A1/A4/E family protein, whose amino-acid sequence MKKSLLTALVLGVATISLAACDQAKEKAAEVKESAQATATEVKDTVAAKTEEAKDAVSKAATETKEAVVAKAEEAKQAVTNAVTEAKDAAATKVEQAKQAVANTVAEAKDAATAKVEEAKQTVTNTVTEAKDAATAKVEEAKQAVTNTATEAKDAATAKVEEAKQAVTNTATEAKDAATAKVEEAKQVVTNTAAEAKDAATTKVEEVKKAVETKVEEVKSAVETK is encoded by the coding sequence ATGAAAAAATCATTATTAACGGCTTTAGTATTAGGTGTAGCAACAATTTCTTTAGCTGCTTGTGATCAAGCAAAAGAAAAAGCAGCAGAAGTTAAAGAATCTGCACAAGCAACAGCAACTGAAGTGAAAGATACTGTCGCAGCAAAAACAGAAGAAGCAAAAGATGCTGTATCAAAAGCAGCGACAGAAACAAAAGAAGCAGTTGTAGCTAAAGCTGAGGAAGCTAAACAAGCAGTAACAAACGCTGTTACTGAAGCTAAAGATGCAGCAGCAACCAAAGTTGAACAAGCTAAACAAGCGGTAGCGAATACTGTAGCTGAAGCAAAAGATGCAGCAACAGCTAAAGTTGAAGAAGCTAAACAAACAGTAACGAATACTGTAACAGAAGCAAAAGATGCAGCAACAGCTAAAGTTGAAGAAGCTAAACAAGCAGTAACAAATACTGCAACAGAAGCAAAAGATGCAGCAACAGCTAAAGTTGAAGAAGCTAAACAAGCAGTAACAAATACTGCAACAGAAGCAAAAGATGCAGCAACAGCTAAAGTTGAAGAAGCTAAACAAGTAGTAACGAATACTGCAGCAGAAGCAAAAGATGCAGCAACAACTAAAGTTGAAGAAGTTAAAAAAGCTGTAGAAACAAAAGTTGAAGAAGTGAAATCTGCAGTAGAAACTAAGTAA
- a CDS encoding aminoimidazole riboside kinase — protein sequence MSKIWVLGDAVVDLIPDGDNHYLRCAGGAPANVAVGVSRLGVETGFIGRVGNDPLGKFMQQTLQAEKVSTEQMILDPQQRTSTVIVGLDQGERSFTFMVNPSADQFLEVNDLPNFQQGEWLHCCSIALINDPSRSTTIEAIRRVKQAGGFVSFDPNLRESLWSSLDEMKKVVNSVVAMADVLKFSEEELTLLTNTTNLEDATKAVTSLYPEKLIIITLGKDGAIYHLNGKSQVVAGKALKPVDTTGAGDAFVSGLLAGLSQVSNWKESDAVLVEVIRKANASGALATTAKGAMSALPNKAELEAFLKE from the coding sequence ATGAGCAAAATTTGGGTGTTAGGTGATGCCGTTGTCGATTTAATTCCGGATGGCGACAATCATTATTTACGTTGTGCCGGTGGTGCGCCTGCGAATGTTGCAGTCGGAGTTTCTCGTTTAGGAGTTGAGACCGGATTTATCGGGCGTGTGGGCAATGACCCACTGGGTAAGTTTATGCAACAAACCTTGCAAGCAGAAAAGGTTTCAACCGAACAGATGATACTTGATCCACAACAGCGTACTTCGACAGTAATTGTTGGGTTGGATCAAGGTGAGCGTAGTTTTACCTTTATGGTAAATCCAAGTGCGGATCAGTTCTTAGAGGTCAATGATCTGCCAAATTTCCAACAAGGTGAATGGTTACACTGCTGTTCGATTGCATTGATCAATGATCCTTCACGTTCTACTACGATTGAAGCTATTCGTCGTGTCAAACAAGCGGGCGGATTTGTGTCGTTTGATCCAAATTTGCGTGAATCACTTTGGTCAAGCCTTGATGAAATGAAAAAAGTGGTGAATAGTGTCGTGGCAATGGCGGACGTGTTGAAATTCTCTGAAGAAGAATTGACCTTATTGACTAATACGACAAATCTTGAGGATGCAACGAAAGCGGTTACTTCACTTTATCCAGAGAAGCTGATTATTATCACTTTAGGTAAAGATGGAGCGATTTATCACTTAAACGGTAAGAGCCAAGTTGTTGCCGGTAAAGCTTTAAAACCGGTAGATACCACTGGGGCTGGCGATGCCTTTGTGAGCGGTTTGTTAGCTGGTTTATCGCAAGTGTCAAACTGGAAAGAGAGTGATGCGGTATTAGTTGAAGTGATCCGCAAGGCGAATGCGTCTGGTGCTTTAGCAACAACGGCAAAAGGGGCTATGTCTGCTCTGCCAAATAAGGCTGAGTTAGAGGCGTTTTTAAAAGAATAA